A single Kryptolebias marmoratus isolate JLee-2015 linkage group LG16, ASM164957v2, whole genome shotgun sequence DNA region contains:
- the LOC108235460 gene encoding cytochrome c oxidase subunit 6B1: MADVIDEKIKNYRTAPFDARFPNTNQTRNCFQNYLDFHRCNKALTAKNQDLSPCMWYQRVYNSLCPMSWVEKWDEQIENGSFPGKI, encoded by the exons ATGGCAGACGTGATTGACGAAAAGATCAAAAACTACAGGACGGCTCCGTTTGACGCCCGTTTCCCCAACACCAACCAGACCCGCAACTGCTTCCAGAACTATCTGG ATTTCCACAGGTGCAACAAGGCCCTGACAGCCAAAAACCAGGATTTGTCCCCCTGCATGTGGTACCAGAGGGTCTATAACAGCCTCTGTCCCATGAGCTGG GTGGAGAAATGGGACGAGCAGATAGAAAATGGAAGTTTCCCAggaaagatctga
- the LOC108235366 gene encoding granzyme A-like, whose translation MFSLRAFVAFLPWTFLLVVNLSHGSEIINGKEVRPHSLPFMALLESDQSFCGGILIHPQWVLTAAHCIDMKTVHLGVHSIKNMEQEKKYRQVLNVENRFAHPYYDCRTLKNDLRLLKLEKPAKLNKWVNVLKLKSFVKDPQGGSVCLVAGWGATESQTWSDVLLYAKVTVIDRNKCNSPEYYGSVTFIYDSMICAGSDGNNVADTCQGHSGEPIICNGVLVGVTSFGSSLGCGLKDKPGVFAFLTPTQLLWIKKTMKMAEI comes from the exons atgttCTCTCTGAGGGCTTTTGTCGCTTTCCTCCCCTGGACCTTTCTCCTTGTTGTCAACTTGA gCCATGGATCTGAGATCATCAATGGGAAAGAAGTGCGGCCAcactcgctgcctttcatggctCTGCTGGAGTCAGATCAGTCATTctgtggagggattttaattCATCCACAATGGGTCCTGACTGCTGCACACTGCATTGA TATGAAGACTGTGCATCTCGGGGTGCACTCTATcaaaaatatggaacaagaaaaaaagtacaGGCAGGTCCTGAATGTGGAGAACCGCTTTGCACATCCCTACTATGACTGTCGTACACTTAAAAACGACCTCAGGCTGCTCAAG cttgAAAAGCCAGCGAAGCTGAACAAGTGGGTCAACGTTCTCAAGCTGAAAAGTTTTGTCAAAGATCCACAAGGTGGATCTGTCTGTCTGGTGGCTGGATGGGGAGCGACAGAGTCCCAGACGTGGTCCGATGTCCTGCTGTATGCCAAAGTGACTGTGATTGACAGAAACAAGTGCAACTCTCCTGAATATTATGGCTCAGTCACTTTTATCTATGATAGCATGATCTGTGCTGGTTCAGATGGCAACAACGTTGCTGATACCTGTCAG GGGCATTCAGGAGAGCCAATAATATGTAATGGCGTTCTGGTTGGAGTCACTTCTTTTGGAAGTTCTTTAGGCTGTGGATTAAAAGACAAGCCTGGGGTGTTCGCCTTTCTCACACCAACCCAACTCCTCTGGATCAAGAAGACAATGAAGATGGCTGAAATATAA